CTGGGAAACAGGACCTGAATTGGGGCAGGTTATATCACCCACCTCTACTGCAGAAAGCTGATAGCACATGAGACAGGGCCACTGGGCCTGAGGCCTCTAATTTGCCAACAGTGAGAATATCATGTATATTCTGAAACTTGTTATGACAGAGGTTGACCTAAATCCTTATCCCCACCCCTACAGCCCCACTGGTGGCAAATGAGAGGCCTTGTATCCCAGTAGCACTTCTCTACCTGCAGCTCATTCAGATTGGGAAACACCCCCTCTCGATCCGGGATGGAGAAGCACAAGCCTATAGCACAACAATGCCTATTACATTCTGATATAGAAACAACTGGTATTGAACTTACCCAAACAGTAGTGCTATGATCtgtttgtgtcccctcaaaattcatctgttgaaacTTACCCCCCAAGGTGATGGCATTTgggggtggggcctttgggaagtgactGGGAAGCTctgccctcatgaatgggattgggGGCCTTTAAAAAGAggccagagggcagccccagtggcgcagcggtttggcacagcttggggtgtgatcctggagacccgggattgagtcccacatggggctctctgcatggagcctgcttctccctatgtctgtgtctctgcctctttctctgtgtgtctatgaataaataaataaaaactttaaaaaataaaaataaaagtaaaaagaagccAGAGAGCTCTTTTGACCCTTCATTTTGTGAAAATACCAGAAGGCTGCAACCCACATGAAGGCCCTCAAAGCCACGATGGTACCCTGATCTCAGATTTTCATactccaaaactgtgagatatGAACTCAGGTAAAAACTAGCCAgactggaattttcttttttttatatacaaatttattttttattggcgttcaatttgccaacatatggaataacacccagtgctcatcccatcaagtgcccccctcttaTACTGCTCCACTCAGACTGAGAGGGCACCCAAGGACCACACCAACATAAATTCCCTCTGCTACCATGGCAACTCACAAAGGCTAGTGGTTGTACAGATCAATCTCTAACCCATCTTCAATGCCAAAATTGTCAAGAAATGTAAAGGCTGTAAAATGTTACCCATTTGCAAACCAGTAAGTTAGCCTGCCAGTTGTATGGATGCTGGGAGAAGACATGAAACTTCAGAGACGAAAACAAGAGACAGTATTATTCACCCATACAGGCAGCAAGAACTTCCTGTTTACATTTCCTGCCTTTCCTTCCACACATAATATCATGTATTCTAAATGGAGAGAAATTTTTTATCTTATCAGAAAGATATGGggtttgcctgggtggcttagtggttaagcatctgccttcagctcagggtgtgatcctggagttccaggatcgagtcccacattgggctccctgcatggagcctgcttctccctctgcctctgtctctgcctctctttttctctctctgtgtgtctctcatgaataaataagtaaaatcttaaaaaaaaaaaaaaaaaagaaagaaagaaagctatcgATTTCACCATCCACACATGCAACAAATCAATTCTGGATGTATTGACAGTCTAAATTTTAAAGCTatataaaggttaaaaaacaatGAAGGAGAATATCACCATAGTCTTACTATAGGAGAGTATCTCTTGAAAGAATAATTAACGTGCTTTCCATGCCAATAGCACTCTTGCAAAGACGGTGAATGTTCCTAAAACCCACCGGACTTTCTGCAAGAAGTGTGGCAAGCACCAACCCCACAAAGTGACACAGTACAAGAAAGGCAAAGACTCTCTTTATGCCCAAGGAAAGCGGCGTTATGACAGGAAGCAGAGCGGCTATGGTGGGCAGACTAAGCCAATTTTCTGGAAAAAGGCTAAAACTACAAAGAAGATTGTGCTGAGGCTTGAATGTGTTGAGCCCAACTGCAGATCTAAGAGATGCAAGCAATTTGACCTGGGAGGAGATAAGAGAAGGGGCCAAGTGATCCAGTTCTAAGCTTCAAATTTTGTTATGCAGACAATAAAATCTTgatgttacatttaaaaaaaagaaagaataataaacattatCTGTAAAGGGAGAAATACTTCTATGCACATTAACACTTTCTCCTcatctgaacacacacacatttaagacagacacagaaagaggatACAAGAGATACTAATAAAGGAAACATGTCCAACACATATACAGAATTCATACAAATCAATAAAGACAAGGTGCCTGgaggttcagtgtctgccttaggctcgggttatgatcccagggttctgagatggagacCCATGTTGGCCTGCCTatttagtagggagtctgcttctccctctccctctgctcctctttccactaatgtgttctctctctctctctctctctctctctctcaaataaataaataaataaataaataaataaataaataaaatctttataaaaatggggcagcccgggtggctcagcggtttagtgcctgcttttggcccagggtgtgatcctggagttccgggatggagtccagcatcgagttccctgcatggagcctgcttctccctatgtgtgtctctgcctctctctctctctctctctctctctcatgaataaataaaatctttttaaaaatggataaaatgaactAACACATACTTCAAAAAGAGGTTGCCCAATGTCTAATAAATATGTGAAAGGAGGTTCAACTTCCATGttaatcaatgaaatgaaaataaaatcactactTGATACCATCCCATACCAACCAGAAGTCAAAAAGATattggaaaataaatgacaacTGTTGACAAGGATGTGCACAAACAGATAATCTCCTACCCTGCTGGAGGGCATGAAACTTCCTACAAACATTTTCCAACCCCCTGGGCACCATCTCCTTAAACTGCTAAGATGGAAATCTAACACCCAACTCCAACAGGAATTTgtatgtgggggcacctgggtggctaagtggttgagcatctgcctttggctcaggtcatgatctcaggatcctgggatcaagccccacatcaggctccccaaaaagaagcctgcttctcccactgcctaggtctctgcctctctgtgtctcgaatgaataaataaaatcttaaataaataaaaaaaaagaaatgtcttcctcaatttctttcagaagtgttctgtaattCTTAGGGTCTATACGCtttatcctttacctctttggttaggtttattcttgggtatcttatgcttttagatgcaattgtaaatgggattgactccttaatttctctttcttcaatttctttgttagtgtatagaaatgccactgatttctgggcattaattttgtatcctgccacactgccaaattgctgtatgagttctagcaacaagacaggaaacaacaaatgttagagaggatgtggagaaaggggaaccctctttcactgttggtgggaatgtgaattagtacagccactctggaaaactgtgtggagggtcctcaaagagttaaaaatagaactgctttaggacccagcagttgcactgctggggattttttttttttaagatttatttacttattttatgatagacatagagagagaggcagagacacaggaggagggagaagcaggctccatgccaggagcccgacgcgggtctcgatcccaggactccaggatcgcgccctgggccaaaggcaggcacgaaatcgctgagccacccagggatccccgcactgctggggatttaccccaaagatacagatgcagtgaaacaccaggacacctgcaccccgatgtttatagcagcaatgtccacaatagccgcactgtggagggagcctcggtggccatcgaaagatgaatggataaagaagatgtggtttatgcatacaatggaatagggggatccctgggtggcgcagcggtttggcgcctgcctttggcccagggcgcgatcctggagacccgggatcaaatcccacgtcgggctcctggtgcgtggagcctgcttctctctctgcctgtgtctctgcctctctctctctctgtgtaactatcataaattaaaaaataaaaaaaaatatttatgtatacaatggaatattactcagccattagaaacgacaaatacccaacatttgcttcaacgt
This portion of the Vulpes lagopus strain Blue_001 chromosome 2, ASM1834538v1, whole genome shotgun sequence genome encodes:
- the LOC121478823 gene encoding 60S ribosomal protein L36a-like is translated as MPTLAKTVNVPKTHRTFCKKCGKHQPHKVTQYKKGKDSLYAQGKRRYDRKQSGYGGQTKPIFWKKAKTTKKIVLRLECVEPNCRSKRCKQFDLGGDKRRGQVIQF